The region CCCAGGAAGGCGGCGGCGCGCACGCTGCCTTGGGCATAGCCCAGCCGGCTGCTGCTGCGATGGGTGATCTCGATACGTTCGCCCGCGCCGCAGAAGTACACCGTGTGTTCGCCGACGATGTCGCCGCCCCGCACCACGGAAAACCCGATGGTGCCGGTCTCGCGGGGACCCGTCTCGCCTTCCCGCGACAAGGTGGCCACGTCGGCCAGATCGACACCCCAGGCCTTGGCCACGGTCTCGCCCATCTTCAACGCCGTGCCCGAAGGCGCGTCGACCTTGTTGCGGTGATGCGCTTCGAAGACTTCGACGTCATAGCCGGAATTCAAAATACGCGCGGCCAGGTCCAGCAGCTTCAGCGTCGCATTCACGCCGATGCTCATGTTCGGCGCGAAAACGATGGCGATCTTCTGGCTGGCGCGCTCGATGGCGGCGCGGCCGGCCTCGTCGATGCCCGTGGTGCCGATCACCATCTTCACGTTATGGCGCAGGCACGCATCCAGGTGCGTCAACGTGCCCTCGGGCCGCGTGAAGTCGATCAGGCAGTCGGCCGCGGCAAGGGCGTCCAGGTCATCCGTGATGCGCACGCCGCTGTCGCGGCCCAGGAAGCCGGCGGCATCGGTGCCGATGTCGCTGCTGCCTTTACGGTCGAGCGCGACGGCCAGTTCCAAGCCGGGCGTGTTGAGCACGGTTTCGATAAGCATGCGGCCCATGCGGCCGCCTGCGCCGGCGATTGCGATGCGCATAATGAAGTCCTTCGGAACTACGGTTTTACAGAGGCTGCGGCGAGCTCGTGCCCGGCATGGGGACGGCACCCGGCGTGGTCGAATCGGTAGGCGCCGGCGGCGTGATCGTCACGTTGCCGTGCGATTTGCCGTCGTCCTTGGCACGCTGCGCGTCCTCCAGCGTCTGGCGGTTTTCCGCCTCCGAGCGCTTGATGTCCTGGTTGGCCAGCTGGAAGGGCTGCAGGTCGGGCTGTTCGTCACCCTGCCAGCGGACCAGCTTGTCGTCCTTGAAAAAGACGGTGAACTTGCGTTCCTGGGACTTGCCGTAGCCGGGCTTGTAGTAATAAGGGAAGTCCCAACGATCGGCGTGCAGCACGCTGGTCAGGGTGGGACTGCCGAGCGCGAAACGTACCTGCTCCCGGGTCATGCCGGGTTGCAGCAGGGCAACCTGCTCGCTGGTCACCCAGTTACCCTGTTGAACCGGAGCCTTATAGGGGAATCCCCATTTTCCGGAGGCGCAGCCGGCCAGCGCAAAAACGATGGTTGCGGCGGCAAAACCCGCCTGCAGGCGGCGCGAAGAGATGCGGACGATGGTGGACACTAAAGGGCCCCCGTAATGGATACTGGCAAAACCGGTATCATAAAGGTTTAAATCAAATTCAGCGCTGGCGGCCGTTAAGCTGCCAGGCTTGCCGGTAGACGGTGGGCCTGAGCAGCGGGCCCGTGACCCCTCCGGCGTTGGCGCAGCGGAAATTAACACACCATGACCGATCAAAGCGAATTGAAGACCATGGGTTTGAAGGCGACGTTCCCGCGCCTGAAGATTCTCGACATTTTCCGCAAGGCGGAGCAGCGCCATCTTAGCGCGGAAGACGTCTACCGCGCCCTCATCAACGAGAACGTCGAAATCGGCCTGGCCACCGTTTACCGGGTGCTGACCCAGTTCGAACAAGCCGGCATCCTGGCGCGCAGCCAGTTCGACAGCGGCAAGGCCGTGTTCGAACTGAACGATGGCGACCATCACGACCACCTGATCTGCACCAACTGCGGAAAAGTC is a window of Bordetella sp. N DNA encoding:
- the dapB gene encoding 4-hydroxy-tetrahydrodipicolinate reductase, with protein sequence MRIAIAGAGGRMGRMLIETVLNTPGLELAVALDRKGSSDIGTDAAGFLGRDSGVRITDDLDALAAADCLIDFTRPEGTLTHLDACLRHNVKMVIGTTGIDEAGRAAIERASQKIAIVFAPNMSIGVNATLKLLDLAARILNSGYDVEVFEAHHRNKVDAPSGTALKMGETVAKAWGVDLADVATLSREGETGPRETGTIGFSVVRGGDIVGEHTVYFCGAGERIEITHRSSSRLGYAQGSVRAAAFLGGKANGLFDMPAVLGL
- a CDS encoding outer membrane protein assembly factor BamE, with protein sequence MVRISSRRLQAGFAAATIVFALAGCASGKWGFPYKAPVQQGNWVTSEQVALLQPGMTREQVRFALGSPTLTSVLHADRWDFPYYYKPGYGKSQERKFTVFFKDDKLVRWQGDEQPDLQPFQLANQDIKRSEAENRQTLEDAQRAKDDGKSHGNVTITPPAPTDSTTPGAVPMPGTSSPQPL
- the fur gene encoding ferric iron uptake transcriptional regulator; this translates as MTDQSELKTMGLKATFPRLKILDIFRKAEQRHLSAEDVYRALINENVEIGLATVYRVLTQFEQAGILARSQFDSGKAVFELNDGDHHDHLICTNCGKVVEFSDVDIEKRQHKVAKDNGFSLESHAMVLYGVCSDCTGKR